Below is a window of Poecile atricapillus isolate bPoeAtr1 chromosome 2, bPoeAtr1.hap1, whole genome shotgun sequence DNA.
CCTCTGGTTTCCTGCGGAACCATCAGCGCCTGTGCagtgccattaaaaaaaaaaatatatatttttgggACGTTCCAAAACTGAAAGCCGGAGCTTAATTTATTCTGGGGACATGAAAGGAACGAGGTCTTCCTTTGTGTCTGATGCTCCGGGGGAGGGTGAGTGTTGGCTTGGCGCTGAACGCTGCCCGCATCTACATATGTAAACCCAGCAGcgcttcccccccccccccgcgccgGTCGAATTGCAGCTCTCAACAATGCTACCACACAATGCGAAATGCGCGGAGCCTGCGCGGCTGCGGCTGAAAGCCAGTATTTAGCTCTTGATGTGGAAGGACCAAATTTGCGCGGAGCCCAGCGGAGCCCGCAGCTCGCCCCGAGGCCGTCCCGTCCTCCTGCACCGTTATTGTCCTTGGCTGCTGCGGTTAgaggggtggggacaggcagcagccagACGACTCTAGCCCGCTTTGCAGAAGAAGGTGTAACGAGAGGCGCTGGCAGCAGCAAAGGCTGCAAATCGCTGTCGTGTGGTTGCTATTAGCAACAAATCAGCTGAACAGCCTGCAAACCCCGAGCACCTAGGGCGGAGGTGGCAGGGAAAGCGCCGGGGCTGGGAAGGCTGGGGTTGATGGGCGCTTTCCCGAGGGGACCTCCCGTGCGCCCCGAGCTGCCTCCCTGCGGGACGGCCGAGGAGGGCAGGGCGAGGGGAGATGCTGCCACCGCCGCACACTGCGCTCCAAGACAGGGGAAAGCCAACCCTCTTAAAAGAGACAAAATGGCAGCTCATGGCTTGTAGGCATCCTTGCCGGCGCTGAGCCCCTGTCTCCCTTCCGCCTGTCCCCCCTGCTGCCATCTCCTCCGTGCCTGGGGGCTCTCCCCGCCTGCTCGGCagcgcagccccggcccggggagcAGCAGCGCCGTGTCCCCCGGGGCTCCAGCCGCAGCCCTTCGCCCTTCGCAGCCAGCCTAGAAACCGAAGTGCCATCCCTTCGGATGGGACATGTCCCGACCGGCTACATCCAAGCACCCGTCGGCCGGGCAGAACTGCGGCTCCGCGCACCGCGCACCCCAGCTCCGCTCCGCGCTGCCGGTGTCGCGAACCTACGGAGGGCGTGCGCAGATTCTGCAGCCCCCGCAGTGAGAGCTGCCTCGCAGGGGCATCCCTCGCTCAGTACCCCCGCATCTTGGCCATGCCAACACCTTACTTTCATCACCCTGTTAGCATAGGTTTTTGGGTATATTGGTTTCAGGTTTTTGGGCTTtcttctggtttttattttgttgtttgttttgttggaaatgttttcctcatttccctCTCAAAGTTTTGGGACTGTgtatgtggagttttttggggattCTTTGGTGGAGTGTGGAGGTTTTTGTTActttgttagggtttttttctgatttttgtgtttgagttttgggggaaattttttttgtttggtttgcttagtttgtttttgttttggggttgtttttttattaattttttgtaGACTCAGTTCACCTCGGAGGCCTCCATCAGCTGCACGATATTATGTCACAAATCAGAAAGTGCCTCGTTGGGAAGGCGATTCTCGAGCATCCCCAGCACATGGAGAAGGAGGAGTAAGAAATGCCaccgctggcagcagtgcctggaagCTCTGCGTTCAGCGGGGGCCCCAGCATGCGAGGCGGCTCCTCCCGGCCTCGGCCTCCTCCACCGGGGATGTGGTGGCCGAGAGGCAGCGGGGACGCGGAGCCCGGTGGCGGGTGCTGAGGGGGAAGGgctgctggctgctctgctATTAAAAAGTGCCTCCCTGCCACTGGGGAGTTCTCACCCGGCCGCTCCCGGGAAATGTACCCCCTCCATACCGGCGTTCGGAACGGGGAAGGGATCTGCCTGTCCCCGCGATAGGAACATGCAGCCCTTTGTCTCTCTAGACAAGGTGCGATATTCAGCTGCGGGCCATGAAAATAGATACGCCAAATGGCTACCGCGACCCCCTCCTATCCCTCGGGGAGGTGGGCTCGCCCCGAGGCCCCACCGTGCCCGGGAAGGGCTGGTGCCGACCGAGCTCAGCGGGAGGCCGTGTGCTTGCGGCGGGACGGACGGGGATACAGGACCGCGGCGCCCCGCGGCTGGAAAACCCGGAATGCTCCCGTCCCGCTGCGCACATCCCCAAATGTCCGGGCTGGCCGGAGCACCCTAAAGGCCAGGAGTCGGGGGAAGGCAGAGCGGACGCAGGACGGTGCGGAGTCTGCGGCGGCACCGCTACCCCCTCAGCGAAGGGCGGCTGCGGCCGGGGGTGCTGCCTGCCAGGCGTGCCCGCCGACCCCCGGCCGGACCCGGCACGGCCCGAGAGCTGCCAAAGGCGTTACGGTGCagccgccgcggccgccggcGGAGGCCGCTGGGGCGGCGCTGGCGGGGCCCGGGCGCGGAGCGGAGCTGCCGGCGGTGCCCCCGCGGGTCCCGCTCCGCGCAGCCCCGTTCGAATCTAGCGGCGCGGGGGAAATTCCGCGGGCGCGAGAGGTGCGCAGGCGCAAGATGGCCTCTGCCcgggcgcggggggcgcggagcggggcggcCCGCCCGTGGAGGGGCAGCCGGCGGGGGCCCGGCCGCGCCCGCGGCACCGGCAGCGCCGAGCGCCACGTTTCCACCCCGGCCCGAGAAGCCGAGTTCCCGCCGGCGGAGGCGACGCTGAGAGACATGCGGCAGAACGGCAGCTCCCGGCTGGGCTCCCGGGGCGGGCAGCGGCCGCCCGGCCGGCGGCGGGGAGGCCCACGGGCTCCTCGTACCCCTGGGCCAGCGCCCGCCTCCGGCACCGCCACTCGCGGCCTTTCCGTGACTGCCGCTGTCTTGCCCGACGCGGCCGCGGCTTCGCCGCAGCGAGCGGGGATGGAagtccctctccctgcccaacCCCGGCAGGAAAATCTCCTTTGCCGTGGGTGTTACGTGTCCTTCATGCTCTACCCGTTACTGACATTGATggtgctcttttttttttttttttttcctttaaccCACATCATCActgttaaataaatacaaatatccCGTCCCCAAAGACGGCGAGACCGAGAATTGCCTGGTCCACACCGTGCTTTACAAGTTTTTCTGTTCTCCTGGCCGGACTCCTCTGCTGGTCGCGGGGAAAGCGAGTGAAGGAGCGAGCTGGAAAAAATCCTCGCTGCCAGAATCCTTGCCATCCCTGAGTTAATAAAACACGAACCAGCCGTGGGTCGGAGTTCCCGGAACGGGGCAACGACACTGAGCTGCGGAAAGCGGAGATCCGCAGCCCTTGGGAAGTGAGGGCAGGTTCTTCTCCAGGCGTCCTCCGGGTAGGAGCCGggcagaaaagatgaaaaataaactgtttaTAGTAAAATAAAGGAAATCCGTTTCAAGTACCCAGAGTAGGAGCAAGAACGTTAAAAATTAACAGCGGAAACAGGAAACACTTATCTGAGTAAACATTGTCTCAGAATTTCACCGTTTTAAAATTGGGAGGGTGCGAGGTGCTCGGCGGGGCCGCCGCAAGCCTCCTCCCGCTGCGGTGCCTGCGGCGGGGGCCGCCGCCGACCGCCCCGTTCCGGAGCCAGAAATCGGAGCCCGGCCCGACGAGACAACCCGATCGTCGTCAGCCAGTTTGGTGGCAAAGATCGGAACTGCAGGAGTTCCTGCGTGGTGAGAGATGAACAGTCCAGAAGTGATGTTTGGAAGGCAGGAGCACTCTGCCGCCGGGGCTAAGGAACCGGCGGTTCGGGGCCGCCGCGAAGAAGAAAAGAGGCGCAGGGTTGGCGGAGGCGGAAGGAAAGAGAGCTCGCCCCTGTACCGGCCATGGCAAGACTTGCTTTGGCCGCGCTTTGAAAATCCCCAGCGAAATGAGCGACTCCTGGGGCAGCGGTGCGGCGGCGGAGGTGACGGCGGTGGCCCGGCGGCCGCGGCCAGAGGACCAAAGGCATCGCCTCTTCGGGAAGGGCgcccgccgctgccgctgcctCCGCCGTCGGGTTTCTGTGCGCCGCATCATTCAAAAATCGAGGAGCTTCGTTTTCTCACGGCTGGAGCTTTCCTGGAGCTCCCCCGGTGCCGCCCGGGTCCCCGGCGCCGCGGTGGTGCCGCCCGCCGCTTCCCTCTCCTGCTCACGGGACGCTGCCGGTGTCGGAAATTTGCCGGCGGTACCCGCCCGCCGCAGTCGGTTTTCTGGAAGTCAGGGGCGCAGGTTGTTGAGAGAAGTGGTCAGTGCTGGGGGACAGCCATCTCGGTTCAGCAAGCTCGTCATgctcctttttctctcccttcctaTTTCTGCATTACGTCTCTCTGTTTCTGTCCGTCTTCTCCAGAAGCGTGTGGAGCTTTTCTTGCTCCCTCTCTCTTGCTTTCCCCGGGGCTGGGTCCCCATTCTTGCCGGACACAAAAGCGCTGCTTGGAGCCGCAGGGAGCTGAACCAGGGCAGAAAATTTGGTCAGACGAAGGCAGAAAAACATCCTTTTCCAGCCCGCACAGACCACTCCTGCCACTGTCCTTGACCAGACTGCTTGTTGAAGAAGCTCAGGAAAACGCAGCGGACTTCGCCTTTATCCCTCCATCTATATAAACGCAACGTCAGATAATGAAAAGGTTCCCCTTACTTGCACCGAGCGGAGATTTCTTTCCTATCAGGGAGAATTTAGGTACATGTGAAAGGAAAACCTGTCACTATGTATatgcaaaggaaaatattgtgaAACCGGGAAGGCTGACATAGCAGCTTCACAAGTAGAACACCAAGATGCTATCTTTGATCGTCCTCCCAGTTGTGCTTAGCAGTATATACGCATCGCAGTGCCATCTGCACAGGGCCAGCAACAAACCAAAAGTTTCACATGGCAGCACAAACATCCTCGGCGGCTTTTGCAGCTCGGCAAGAGAGCTACTAGAGCGTTTGTTCTTGTTCACACAGGAGATGTCAAATTGGGAGATGTCGAAAATACTTTAAGAGCTCAGTAAATCTCGAAGGGATATAACCAACTCATGTTTCACTGCAGAGTGCTTCACGGGCACTCCACAAAGACCGAGAATAGCTCCGTATTGATGCTAGCAGCAGTGATTAACTGCTATTTCGAGTAAAATTAAGCACATTTTGATCAGTGTGCTAACGTACAAGCCTCTGCTGCAGGTTCAGCGCTGGTTTTGGGGCTAAATAATTCAACCACTACAGTGTGATTCACTCATGTAGCTGAGGCTATCGTGTCAAGATAGACATTCGGTCACATTGAGAGATATCTTTATATTAAAACGTATTTAGTTCTACTGAGGCTTTAAAAAGTAATCCAGGGCAGCACAGGTAGAACACGGCACTCGccatcaccaaaaaaaaaaaaaaaaaaaaaaaaaaaaaaaaaagttcttcccTTCCCAGACAGTGCAGTTTAACAGGGGCTAAGTTTGAGCAGATAGGAGGTAAAACCTGTGGCTGACTGGGATGTGACGATGCACCATTTGCTTATTTTCAAGAATAAATCGGGGTCAAATAAAGAACAGCAAATGTTTTCAAGACAGGCTACCAAAGCATTTtctagagggttttttttccccctttgttATTTTAGTATGCTATACTGTCCTGTTCACAAAAATCTTTGGTACACCCAGAAATACTTCCCATGAGAACAATATGTTTGTCCTTTAACACCACATTATCAACAGAGGTAATTTGCTACTTTTCAATGAATTatcccttttatttatttctttgatCAGCTATAAATGAACGTTATTTGTGTATATAAAACTGAAGCTTTTACTGTTGAAATTGAACTGTACATGTTtactacaggaaaaaatatcaacTCTTGTTTAACAAGACATTTACATCAATAAGCAATAACCTTGTGGAGGATTTGCAATCACCTGGTCTATAAAAACAAGCAGGACAAGTAACAGCAATTTATATGCAAAAGTAATGATTTAATGACTATAAGCAAGACAAAGCAATAAGAATTGTGCTTCTTTTGCAGACTGGAGACAATGAAATGTTTAACTACAATTTTTCCGTACAAACATGAAACAATATCCATATAGAATAAACACCCTCACAAATGTATAACTGATGGGTGATGAACACACACAAAGTTCGACCAAAGCAAAGCACAAACTGAAAAGTGTTCTGGGCTGTTCATATTTTATGGTGGAAAAGTTCCTCCtactgaaaaaaccccacccttAGAAGCCTCTAATGAAATGCACCTACTTGCAGGCCATTAAAGAGAAGGCATTCTCCACAATTTATTGGAAATATTAAAGTACCAGTTAAATTTTAATGAAGTTAGTACTGTAccacatacatatatattaaaacaaatttagaTAAAATGCCTTCATCCAGCCACTTGCTGGTTCCTTAAAATTTATATCAAATAGTTTATGGCTTCTATAATGATTCcatgtgcttttaaaaacacagtcCCACCACACCAAATAATAAAAAGGTAATCAAACAGGTCAAAAACTTCCACCTcccttgatttcttttttttcactgtatcaCTTCAACATTTGGTAAAGTAAAAATATTCCacttggaagaaaaaagaaaaaaaaaaaagacaaagcaagTAAAATCCTTTTAAGATTGCCAATTGCCTCCAGGTTATCAGAGACTTGAATGTGCTTTCCCAATACTGTAGCTCTCACACGCAACGTGTTTCTTGCAGTATGAGCAAAGCTCAAACAGGCGGCATCTGCAAGGGTCGAACCAGTTTAGAAATTTAACAACCATATCATGAGTGCATGAAAcacaatattttctttatagtatttataaatatatcaTACAATACTGTTTCCTGTTATGTCATATACCAATATGGCATTGTACAATAAGCATAATGCCATCTGATTCTTACAAAAGCGAATCATTTAAACAAGTCAGTAAATAAAACGGTAATACCCGCTTTTAGGCATACAGATTGTAAAACTGAAGTTTACTTTTCTTTTGATCGGTTCTGCGCAGCAACAGAGAAGTAAAAGATGCAACATAAGAATCAAAATGGCTAATACGCAAAAATTGTTATTCACAGTGACATGGCTACATATATGCATTTTTCTATGCATATTCTTTcaattttgttggatttcaAGATGAAAAAGCACTTGCTTTCTACAGGTTCACAAAACAGTATAAGAACAATAACAATCAAAGAGAACGCAATGGAGGAGTTAGTCTGGATTAACAAACTACTTCCCAGGATTTGTACTGACTTCTGGAGTCTCCTGGCTCCAGATGATGGGGACAGAAACAACTCCACATCATTCAGAACAGGTGAAGGTGTAACTTTTGTTTGCTTCCCAGTCCTCTGAAAACAATTTACATTTCAAACTTGCGTTTCCATTAACGTCCATCCTGAATGTCACCTAGTCCGACTTTTATAGCCAAGTTCAGTGTTACTACAAAAGAAAGCAATTTGGATGATAGTCACATGGATTAGCATCTATAAAGCTGTAATGGCATGGAGAGATCTATATAAAGGAGGGGCAAGGGTGGTAGCCTGGTTGGCACATCAACCAGATGAAGTGGCTGAGGAGCCATTTATTGATGTTTTCCGAGCTCTGTTGGTAAAGGAGGACTGGTGGTtactgctggggctgctgctggtgccattCATGGTGCTGGAGATGTGGGGGAACTGGGGGTGAGGAGACTGGACTggtgtgctggggctgggcaaacaggaggaggtggaggggatGCCTCCCGCTGGGCTGCTCGCCTTGTCGCTCCCAGAGTCACTTTCCAGCTCCCCACTGTTGTTCAACCCTTCCCTCTGGTGACTGATCTTCATCCTCTTGCAAGTAGGTCGGACACGGTATTTCAAGGGCAGAGGCCCATTCTGCAAAGCAAAAGGGAGACCCTGGTAAGTGCCCTGCCCAGGCCGTGACCTGCACCCTCCTGGGAGCATGCTGGAAATACTCACCCGCCTCCAGGTGTAGATGTAGGCAATATCCATTAGGGTGTAGTAGTCCTTCAGAGGCTCCTCTTCATACATCACATCGATCTGTGCAAGATACAAACCCTTGCATTAAGGAGCATCCAGGCATTTACCCCTAGCACATGACTGCTCTGAGGTAAAAATAGCCCCACTGTCACAGATATCACAAATACATCAAGGAGCaattttttaatactttggTATTTACAGcactaaaaaaattacagtgtcACTGAAGTCTACagacagatattttaaaaataaaccaaataacgTATGGCACACACCAGAAATACTTGGCTGCTACCACTTGCTGCAACTGGCTGTAATGAGAAAATGAGTCATaccaaaagaaaccccaaagaatgcaaacaaacaaacaaaaatcactcTTTCCCCACGGGTACCTGGAAAGTGTTAGGTATATCCATCTTACTCCGCAAGAACTTTCTTAGATGCATCACTGTCATTGCTGCTGGGCAGCGCAAGTATCTTTTGTCATTCACCTAGTGGCATGGTAAAGAAAATCAGTCTACTGAGAATGAGCAATTACTCCCACCAAAGATGTATTCTAACGTTTCATGTTGAAAAAAGTGCACCTTACTAAATTATGAACTGTAATACAACAATGCCTGCTGTCTTTGGAGGGCAAATCAGAAATAAGCGACAATTACAGTTCTagagaaagtaatttaaaattgtaACTAAATATGTATGCAAATATTTGTATTATATTTAGTATCTTTTAGGGTACCTATGCAatgcatattatttttttataaattattacaTATTTTTCCCAAACTTTGACAGAAAAACAGATTCTACTTTAGAAATAATACTGTGGGcgtttttaatttaaaaaaaaaaaaaattaaaaagttggCTGCATATGCAGCTGTATGAAAATGTTTCACCTCTTCTGTACCTAGTACCATAACAGGAGGTGTGCTTCCTTTGTTCTAGATACACATAACTACATATTTTTCTCACCTACAGACCTGCCCCAAagttgtgtgtgtctgtgataTGTTTCCTCTAGAGTAAAGGAAAGTTATTTACCTcttcttttgatttttctttctccttatttCCTTTTCGCTCCAGTCTGTGAGAAGAAATTAACAATTAcaacaaataataaatacaggTGCTATCAAACAGGTAAACATAAAATTTTGCCATTCTGGAACTTGCCTATTCTGGTCAAAGAATTCAATGGATAAGCTTATTATCTCGTCGTCTGTTATAATTCTTTTGTCTTCATCAGCCACTTCTCCCCTGTCTTCATTAGAGCCATTGGCAGCTGCACAGAAATTTCCAcaataatttacattttgaaattcAAATCAGGAAGAATTGCAATTCTcagtaacaagaaaaaaaatcttcacagtAAGATAATGAATGAAAGCTACCTGACTGTTAAAACAATAAACTTTTATTATGCTGActtcttaaaattctgtgaCGGTAATACATCACTTGTAAATTAAGAAGGAAACAGTAAAACATCTAGCTCAATGCTACACATATTAAAGTTGCGAACGAGAAGCTTTTACCATCAGCCGACGGATGAGCAGCATAAAAATCCcttcttcttttcatttcatCTAGATGGAAAAGCATAGATTTTCCTTTTAGTAGTTACTCTGTAACTCACGGTATTGATACAGGATAGCggctctgattttgtttttctactcTTAATAAAATACCTGATTTAACTACTTACTTTTGAAAAGGCCTGGTACTAGCTTGTATACAATATCTTGGAGAGTTTTATCTGACCTGAAAGAAGAATAACCGCACAACATAAAATTAAGCAGATGAAGCAATATTTTAATCCAAATGGCAGCTCCTCACTTATAAACTTTCACAACAACAAGGCATCTTCTACAAAGTGGGAAGCCAGTCATAAAAAGTTAACTTACAGGACCTTGTAATCAAACTAACCCTGCTCTAAATACCGCCCTGAACCAGAACTCATCCATGTTACCACAATTGAAAAAGAACTCTCTCACACTGAAGGAAGGCCTTAAAAACTACATGTCCTCCCTAGAAAGTTCAGAGAGCAAAATTCAGTGCTGACAACAAAAAAGTTTCTGAATGGCGGATGATATTTTAAAGGCTTTTGCCTCTTAGTTTGGGAAGTTGCAGCAGGAGTACTCATGACTAAGACGTGTGGTTGGAGTGATGCATGTCTTGGAGATACAGAAATCAGAGGCAAGAACTGTCGGGGTGGTACAGGGAAatgggggagagggaagaggcaTCAGTGACTGGTGCATGCTAAAACAGACCAACAAAAACTTTCTGTCTCACATCTAGAGGCATCTTCAGTTTCAGCCAGTGAAGGAACTCCAAAGAGAGCACATAAACACGAGGTAGCTTGTAAATTGACAAGTCCTTTCAGATTTAAATTGCAGACCTAGAGATAACATTGACACCGACTACTGCTGGTCTTCCCATATAAAGCAAAACGAGAGATGCAGCGTGCAACTTTCTCCTACCTTATATTCAAAAGCGGTCGAGTTTTGTGAACTTGGACATCACAGATAGGACAATACTTGCTGGTCTCCAAGTAACGCACGATACAGGTCTTACAGACTGTAAGTCAAACACCACAGGCTTTTAGTGATGCTCCTAGGTGCCGCTCAGATATGCATAGATAAAGGTGCGATTTTCTAAACTATGCAAGCTAGAGCAAATCGTCCATTGTCAGCAACACGCTGCTTAAGCTAAA
It encodes the following:
- the BMI1 gene encoding polycomb complex protein BMI-1, which translates into the protein MHRTTRIKITELNPHLMCVLCGGYFIDATTIIECLHSFCKTCIVRYLETSKYCPICDVQVHKTRPLLNIRSDKTLQDIVYKLVPGLFKNEMKRRRDFYAAHPSADAANGSNEDRGEVADEDKRIITDDEIISLSIEFFDQNRLERKGNKEKEKSKEEVNDKRYLRCPAAMTVMHLRKFLRSKMDIPNTFQIDVMYEEEPLKDYYTLMDIAYIYTWRRNGPLPLKYRVRPTCKRMKISHQREGLNNSGELESDSGSDKASSPAGGIPSTSSCLPSPSTPVQSPHPQFPHISSTMNGTSSSPSSNHQSSFTNRARKTSINGSSATSSG